The genomic region aagcttcaaactgtaaccagtgcctgcagcctggttcaggttattagtCAACCTACCAGGGAAATTACAAACAGCACAAGactgaaatcatcaacatgtatcgATCCCATCTTTACTAATACCACAGACATTTGCTTTAAACCAGTATCCAAATTGATAGGATgaagtgatcacaatatagtagccatatctagttaaaccaaagttccaaaggctgggcctaatatagtgaataaggtcatacaatacgttctattgtgattcctatgttgatgaTGTATAGAATAtgtgttggtctgtggtgtgtaatgaggagcaaccagacgctgcacttgacacatttatgaaattgtttATCCCAGTTATTAATAAGCAATGCaaccattaagaaaatgactgtaaaaactgttaaatcccctgaggattgatgaggaattgaaaaatgacatggttgagagggatgaggcaaaaggaatggcaaataagtctggcggcacaactgattggcaaacgtcctgcaaattgagaaatcatgtgactaatctgaataaaaagaagaagaaaccacactatgaaacaaagatcaatgacataaagaatgatagtaaaaagctttggagcaccttaaatgaaatCTTGGGCAAAAGAGCAAACTCAGCTCGATAATTCatttgaatcagatggctcattcatcacaaaaccctctgaaattgccaactactttaatgatttcgGGGAACTTAGGCACGACATGCCGGCAACAACCACTgatactattttttatttttatttattttttatttatttaatttaactaggcaagtcagttaagaaatccATCTGATTTACACAGAccacagtgtcttagaccgctgtgccactcaggatcCAACACAGACTACTCTGGGCCAATTGGGCGCCGCCCTAGTGATCAGACTACCGATCATGGCCGGTTgcgatacagcccgggatcaaacccgggtctgcaGTGGCGCCTCTAGctctgcgatgcagtgtcttagagcgctgtgccactcaggatcCCTAAAATAAACAGATTATTGACACTACACATctaagtatatctgaccaaatgatGAAAGAAGAgcgttgtaattttgaattccgtaaagtgagtgtggaagaggtgaaaaaaatgattgtctatcaacaatgacaagccaacggggtctgacaacttggatggaaaattactgaggattatatattgccactcctattcgCCAGATCTTCAATTTAAACCGACAcaaaagtgtgtgccctcaggcctggagggaagctaaaagtcattccgctacctaagaatagtgaAGGCCCCATTGCTGGCTCAAATAGCCCGACCAATCAACCTGTTAACAAACCTTTGTAATATTTTTTGGGAAAAAaagtttgaccaaatacaatgctattttacagtaaacgaattgacaacagactttcagcatgcttcggcagcagctaatggggatccctaagaAAACTCAAAAACGAAATATGACAATATATGTATTAACTTTTGATCACTTAAACTGGCCAGGTAAAAAGTAATAGATCATATTCCGTTCATGTGTAGTCCTACAGTCAACCTAAAAGGCTATACACCAACCATGCAGGGGGAGGTTTAGGCCTACTTCCAAGACATTACTCAAAACAAGCTGCCTAGGTCCTAGTGGCAGTCATCACTTACCCGAGGCCCCCTGCATCCAGCCGCAGATCTTATAGACGGTGGTGGTGGAGAACAGGAAGAAGAGAGTGAAGGAAGCGATGCAAGCCATCACCAACATCATCGACATTCCTACGAAGAACGACGCGGCCTTGAACGCGGTGGAAGGGATCTGAGCGAACTCGGTGAAGGTCCCTGTGCAGTCGAGCTCCCTCTGGATTCCGTCGCCGGTGCAGAAGTGGAAGAGGCCGAAGTAGCCGGCCTGAGGGGTGTCCACGCCGTCTCCGATCCAATAGGGCTGGCTGAAGATCACCACGTTCAAGATGGCGAACAGGATGGTGAAAATGGCCCACAGGAGTCCGATGGCGCGGGAGTTGCGGACGTAGTTATGCTGGTATAGTTTAATGTCGTCCGAGGACATGGATGAGAGCATCGACGCGGCCGATCCGGGTATCATTGTAGCACAGTTTGTTTTGTAGCCTAGATATGCTTATTTAAATTAGGTAGACAATCAAGGGGTGGGGGGTAATTAACTGACTAATTAATTAGTTGAGAAATGCAGGAATCCGTAGTTATTTCTGCTGTAAAAAGCACCCAACAGTAGGCCTAGCCTAGATTGAATGAATCACATCAAAGGCAACATCTGGCCAGTATATTCAACTCATGACGTCGCATCCCGATGCTGGTGCATAAACTGGATAGTCAAAACGTTCACCTGCAAGCTCGCTCCTATATTTAGCCTAACTGATAACTCTGAGAACTTGGCGACTCCTGAACTAGTGTATGTGAGAAATAattccctcccacctctctcgtAGGCTACGAATGCCCGTCTGTCAGACACATCGCTCTCTGGGCACGTGTCACTTGCGTGCCCGGATTACCTCCTTGAAAAACACAGCAAATATCAGATTGTCATTCGGATATTACACATGACATTTCACAAATTATCAAATTTAAATCGATATACATTTTTTTGGCCTACCAATAGCTTACAGAACAGCAGTGACTGCAATAGGCTATGCCTCCAATTTCCTAAGCAATGTAGACGACAGCGACAGAATCAAACCGGAGCAAACGAAACACAATGTCTATGATGCATTCCTTCCCGTAAACCCAAATCACAATCCTGCGAGATAATTCACAGCATCTAGCCCGGGATAAATTACACACAGCCCTGTCCCGGTACTTTGCTACGGAGAATATTTTCACGAGCTACGGCAGCATCAGCAGCCTCTGTCAGTGATGCtgaaagaaaggagaggagaagaggaagagaggaggagtgaaaagAGGAGACACGATTCAATAACCGCACCAGATGAAGCGGACAGTGGTGTGCGTGTCAACGCTGACGATGTTCAGTTCTCTCAACCTATAACAACATTACATCTGTCTGCCCCATGAGGTGTTTAAATATAGCCTGTTACATTCTATCCAAGCAATATATTTCAAAGAGATGTGTAGCCCTACATTCGTGACTAGCCGTCCAAACACTGCTGCATCAATCCCACAACCTCGCGTTCTGGCTTTGGTACCGTCTGTAGGTTACGGACAGATCCGGACGACAAGACAAGCCCACATCCTCGCAATCACATGATCTGCGTTTGACAGCTTGCGCGTCGAAATGGAGGCTGTACAATAATCGCAAAAACACATTTCAAATGCTCACGCGGCTCGGTCAGGGCGAAAATGGCCTCTCAGATTCAGTGGTTAGTGCACGTGGCGCGCTCGGTCTCTATGACTGAGTTAAAGATGGTAGACTACCTGTCGTGCAGGACTGAACGCCTCACAGGAGGATGTCAGATTAGATGAGGAAGGACATTCAAGTATGCTGGTGCACGAGGAAACAGGCACCTTCCCACATACCAATTTACTAGAATGAAACAGACATCATTGTCCATTATTACTGGAGCGACTTATTCACCTCTGTGGCCATATTGTGTTTGAATGAACTTTAATCTTCAAAAACAAAGTACCTTCACATGTAACAAACATAGCTACATTTCATCATGTAtgaatacaacagagacaatactATATCGTTTGTGCAGCAGCCCACACAAACCCATATTGGTTTTGCACATAGTGATGCGGTAAACATACAGATTTGGGTCAGTGATTGTCACTGTGAAATCTTTCATCCACAAGCTTTTTTTTGGGGGGCTTAGGGGGGCTTGGGGGGGGGCATCCACAACACAGGAAGAGGATCATTTGAATCTGGATTAAACAGGGTTCTGACAAACTAGCCCCTGTTACATCATCATCGTTATGACTCATCACCCAGGGTTTAGCCCGGATCActaatgtgtcccaaatggtacattgttacctacatagtgcactacatttgacctgGGGCCGGATAGGATCTGATCAAACGTAGTCCACtacatatagagaatagggtgccgtaGCTGATATAGAACTGCTGCTCTGGTATTATTACACTTTTATATACAATATTTGATGGATTTGGGTGTTTAATGCTGTCTTTTAAGGCACAGGATTGGCGCTCTCCGTGGTGCTGAATGAAGAGCCATGTACAGTGTATTTGGCAGTGGTTTAAaattgttacggatacagttatcctgtgtgtgtgtgtatcctgtgtgtgtgtttcttttctctccttctcccctcacaggtgaaaatcatcactccccaatcagtcaacaatcaatcagaagacacacctcctcatatttcctgacctatcacagttccttccccatggtttaaaaaccccatcatttgtttgttctggagcccagctcagctgagctcaatctctctgtaaatgccatgtctgtaggtctctgtgtttcactctcgctttgtgtcgtaacctctcttttgtttaagcacctcatagcactttgtcatcacctgtgagtattgtttttggttatggtgtttgtgtttgattgctggtggaaaagggggaaaccaagacaagtcgcccatgggcatacactacccgtaggtgaactttgttaaatacactagttagaactgggcggaccacccactgtatttttggttagttagttagctgttgttaaagtaggctagtctagcttaggggtgtttttgaatacttattgtttctttccttgggtccagctcagccccttttcctgctccccccattaccgtgtgtttataaataaacctagagtttgacggtagatttcagttgtcgtgcttatttcgttcacacttttcctttgtcacaataataatttgcatgagttatgttacgagtctcattaccatcccccctagactgtcgggccaaaagggattcgtaacaaaaatacttaagtaaaaaatactttaaagtactacttaagttgttttttggggtgtctgtactttactatttatatttttgacaacttttacttttaacttcactacatttccccaaaaaatattgtactttttactccatacattttcccctgacaacccaaagtactcgttacattttgaacgcTTAGCAGGACTGGAAAATTGTGGAATTGACGCACTTATCAAGAGCACACGTAGCCATCCCTACTGCCTATggtctcactaaacacaaatgcatcttttgtcaataatgtgtgagtgttggagtgtgcccctggctatctgtaataatgtgtgagtgttggagtgtgcccctggctatctgtaataatgtgtgagtgttggagtgtgcccctggctatctgtaataatgtgtgagtgttggagtgtgcccctggctatctgtaataatgtgtgagtgttggagtgtgcccctggctatctgtaataatgtgtgagtgttggagtgtgcccctggctatctgtaataatgtgtgagtgttggagtgtgccctatCTGTAATAAtgtgtgagtgttggagtgtgcccctggctatctgtaataatgtgtgagtgttggagtgtgcccctggctatctgtaataatgtgtgagtgttggagtgtgcccctggctatctgtaataatgtgtgagtgttggagtgtgcacctggctatctgtaataatgtgtgagtgttggagtgtgcccctggctatctgtaataatgtgtgagtgttggagtgtgcccctggctatctgtaataatgtgtgagtgttggagtgttccctggctatctgtaataatgtgtgagtgttggagtgtgcccctggctatccgtacattctttttaaaacaagaaaatggcGTTGTCTGCtttgtttaatataaggaatgtgagATGCTTTATACTTTTTActtctacttttgatacttaagtatattttaaaaccaaatacttctagactttttctcaagtagtattttactgggtaactttgACTTGAGTAATTTCATATTAATGGgtctttacttttactacagttgggtactttctccaccactggcatttggaaaagtattcagaccccttgacattttccacattttgttacgttacagtcttattctaaaataaatATAATTGATTATTTTCCCCCACTCATCGATCTaaacacgataccccataatgataaagctaaaacagtttttttaggaaaaaaaaactgaaataccttatttacataagtattcagaccctttgctatgaggcttgaaattgagctcaggtgcatcctgtttccattgattatccttgagaggtttctacaacttgattggagacccTGTCGTAAattaaattgtttggacatgatttggaaaggcacacgcctgtctacataaggtctcacagttgacagtgcagagCAAAAacccaagtcatgaggtcgaaggaattgtgactcaaaattgagctcaggttctacctgtatccattgatcatccttgaaaacagatatatgtaaatgtatatatcacatttacataagtattcagaccctgtactcagtactttttttgaagcacctttggcagcgattacagccagtctgagatcctgagtgctctggagcaggttttcatgaagatctctctgtactttgctccgttcatctttcctttgatcctgaccagtggcaattttagcatgtaaatcttggtggggtaaacacattatttttgttgttgttgatgcatgccagcaaatccactacacaacacaaagcaacacaaataaaggtgaaaaaaaagcaacacaacacaatactaaacaatacattaattgcactataacggtgacacatggtgcccacaaactgttagggccaacataaagctgtcccaacagcagagtcccaacagcagagtcccaacagcttaccactgctatacctggctatcagcggaaccttgtctggcagcgaaacagtttattcagcctcatttattgccttttaaaaaaaaacatagcagaaattgcttaaacaaatgtggtttgtaatgacaattgagatgtacaaactatgattaagacattaatgattaagacattaatgagcgagcggATGTAGTCAATACAgttatttgttcagcactttttgacatgtacagcgacagaattcagaacatgggccattcttacagtattctcgctgtacaccaagtcagaactgttgGATAAATAATGAGTGGAAAAATGACCAAATTATTAGGTTGAGGCTACTAACAGTTTAGTAAGCATAATACATCATTAATGCAGCAGCataacaagacatttttggactcaccttgttgtgccgTGCTCACTTGGACAGGAAGGTGGTGCAGCAaatccttcgtgggcaaattttgttattaaactttgtcatcaaagtctgtcattctctggatttttggtgctttcaagacaactgggaatctggaaaaaaaacaaggttcgaatcatgatgacatcagtgatcttcaggtcggaggtCTAGAAAGAGGCCAGCGTTTTCAAATTGCAATTCCAAGTTGAATGACTGTTCAACACGTATTTTCACAGTctgagttgttgttttttcagagttcccagttgtcttgaactcactgaagtctgagctTTCTCAGTTCCAAGTCTCCAGTTGTTTTGATCGTGGCATGTaatctcttcattatttctcttcatatgacaaggattgaaaaggatttgccagtagattgtcgacttgatttaTGACAATGACTGCTCGCTTGCTAGCTAAGCGAGCagtgagtgacagaacactgagccaatcacggcgcaactagagaacattaccaacccttaCGATACATATTTTCAACTGGCTACCCAACCAcgatgtaacggttttcatgcggtgaaggagaatcggaccaaaatgcagagtgtagattgcgatccatgtttaataaaaaacgTAAAACaagaatcaatacaaatactacaaaacaaaaagaacgtaacgaaaaccgaaacagcctaaactagtataaactaacacagagacaggaacaaggacactaaggacaatcacccacgaaacacacaaagaatatggctgcctaaatatggttcccaatcagagacaacgataatcacctgactctgattgagaaccgcctcaggcagccataaactaacgctagacatcccacaaaaccccaagacaaaaacacaccacaataacccatgtcacaccctggcctgaccgaataaatgaagaaaaacataatatatttcgaccagggcgtgacacacgaCAGAAAACACTGAGCTTTCTGGCTGCCCCACCTGACCTGAATGACAGGTCACCActggtcctgactagtctcccagtccctgaaaaacatccccacagcacgatgctgctgccaccaccacgcttcaccgtagggatgatgccaggtttcttccaaatgtgatgcttggcattcaggccaaacacTCTTATTTCACATGGTCTGATGGTCCTTTAGGtggcctttggcaaactccaagcgggatttcatgtgccttttactgaggagtggcttccgtcttgccactctaccattaaggcctgattgctggagtggtgtagagatggttgtccttctggaaggttctcccatatccacagaggaacgCTAGAGCtccgtcagagtgaccatcgcgttcttgatcacctccctgaccaaggccctttctccaaattgatcagtttggccgggcggccagctcaaggaagagttttgctggctccaaacttcttccatttaagaatgatgccacagtgttcttggggacattcaatgctgcagaaatgtattggttcccttccacagatctgttcctcgacacaatcctgtctcggagctctatggacaattccttcgacctcatggtttgatTTTtgtctgtgggaccttatatagacaggtgtgtgccttgccaaattatatccaatcaattgaattgaccgcacgtggactccaatcatgttgtggAAATATCTCAAGgttgatcaattgaaacaggatgcacctgaactcaattttgagtctcatagcaaagggtctgtttttttctaaaaacctgcttttgctttgtcattatgcggtattgtctgtagatgtttttttattttaatcaattttagaataagactgttaTGTAACAGAATGTGTAAAAAGGGAagtggtttgaatactttccgaatgcactggagGTGTGTCCATGGTGCTAAATGAACATCCTCTGCCCAGGTGTTGCTGACACATGCCAGATCTTACAAAGCCTGgaaagtgtatatattttttaaacgttTCAGCTAACCACATAACATGTTATGGCAATCTGGTCCCGACTGCTCAGTCGATGACGTGGcacacaaccattggttgatgcatgcaacatCTGAGCAGGGGAAGGTGATCATACTGATGTGTATGCTGTCCACGGTGTTGAACAGCAGCCATACTGgttgtagttctgtgagtgtCATGGGAagtctggttgtagttctgtgagtgtgatggGAAGTCTGGTTGTACTTTCTGTGAGTGTGATAGGAagtctggttgtagttctgtgagtgtgatgggaagtctggttgtagttctgtgagtgtgatgggaagtctggttgtagttctgtgagtgtgatgggaagtctggttgtagttctgtgagtgtgGTGGGAagtctggttgtagttctgtgagtgtgGTGGGAagtctggttgtagttctgtgAGTGAGGTGGGAagtctggttgtagttctgtgagtgtgGTGGGAagtctggttgtagttctgtgAGTGAGGTGGGAagtctggttgtagttctgtgagtgtgGTGGGAATTCTGgttgtagttctgtgagtgtgGTGGGAagtctggttgtagttctgtgagtgtgGTGGGAagtctggttgtagttctgtgAGTGAGGTGGGAagtctggttgtagttctgtgagtgtgatgggaagtctggttgtagttctgtgagtgtgGTGGGAATTCTGgttgtagttctgtgagtgtgGTGGGAagtctggttgtagttctgtgagtgtgGTGGGAagtctggttgtagttctgtgAGTGAGGTGGGAagtctggttgtagttctgtgagtgtgGTGGGAagtctggttgtagttctgtgagtgtgGTGGGAagtctggttgtagttctgtgAGTGAGGTGGGAagtctggttgtagttctgtgagtgtgatggGAAGTCTGTTTgtagttctgtgagtgtaatgggaggtctggttgtagttctgtgagtgtaatgggaggtctggttgtagttctgtgagtgtgatgggaggtctggttgtagttctgtgagtgtaatgggaggtctggttgtagttctgtgagtgtaatgggaggtctggttgtagttctgtgagtgtgatgggaggtctggttgtagttctgtgagtgtgatgggaggtctggttgtagttctgtgagtgtgatggGGAGGTCTGTTTGTAGTTTTGTGAGTGTAATgggaggtctggttgtagttctgtgagtgtaatgggaggtctggttgtagttctgtgagtgtgatgggaggtctggttgtagttctgtgagtgtaatgggaggtctggttgtagttctgtgagtgtgatggGGAGGTCTGTTTgtagttctgtgagtgtaatgggaggtctggttgtagttctgtgagtgtaatgggaggtctggttgtagttctgtgagtgtgatgggaggtctggttgtagttctgtgagtgtaatgggagttctggttgtagttctgtgagtgtgatgggaggtctggttgtagttctatGAGTGTGATGGGAGGTCTGTTTgtagttctgtgagtgtaatgggaggtctggttgtagttctgtgagtgtgatgggaggtctggttgtagttctgtgagtgtgatgggaggtctggttgtagttctgtgagtgtgatgggaggtctggttgtagttctgtgagtgtgatgggaggtctggttgtagttctgtgagtgtgatgggaggtctggttgtagttctgtgagtgtaatggggaggtctggttgtagttctgtgagtgtgatgggaggtctggttgtagttctgtgCGTGTGATgggaggtctggttgtagttctgtgagtgtgatggGAGGTCTGTTTgtagttctgtgagtgtaatgggaggtctggttgtagttctgtgagtgtgatggggaggtctggttgtagttctgtgagtgtgatgggaggtctggttgtagttctgtgagtgtgatggGAGGTCTGTTTgtagttctgtgagtgtaatgggaggtctggttgtagttctgtgagtgtgatggggaggtctggttgtagttctgtgagtgtgatgggaggtctggttgtagttctgtgagtgtaatgggaggtctggttgtagttctgtgagtgtgatggggaggtctggttgtagttctgtgagtgtgatgggaggtctggttgtagttctgtgagtgtgatgggaggtctggttgtagttctgtgagtgtaatgggaggtctggttgtagttctgtgagtgtgatggggaggtctggttgtagttctgtgagtgtgatgggaggtctggttgtagttctgtgagtgtgatggggaggtctggttgtagttctgtgagtgtgatgggaggtctggttgtagttctgtgagtgtgatgggaggtctggttgtagttctgtgagtgtgatgggaggtctggttgtagttctgtgagtgtgatgggaggtctggttgtagttctgtgagtgtgatgggaggtctggttgtagttctgtgagtgtgatgggaggtctggttgtagttctgtgagtgtgatgggaggtctggttgtagttctgtgagtgtgatgggaggtctggttgtagttctgtgagtgtgatgggaggtctggttgtagttctgtgagtgtgatgggaggtctggttgtagttctgtgagtgtgatgggaggtctggttgtagttctgtgagtgtgatgggaggtctggttgtagttctgtgagtgtgatgggaggtctggttgtagttctgtgagtgtgatgggaggtctggttgtagttctgtgagtgtgatgggaggtctggttgtagttctgtgagtgtgatgggaggtctggttgtagttctgtgagtgtgatgggaggtctggttgtagttctgtgagtgtgatgggaggtctggttgtagttctgtgagtgtaatgggaggtctggttgtagttctgtgagtgtgatgggaggtctggttgtagttctgtgagtgtgatggGGAGGTCTGTTTgtagttctgtgagtgtaatgggaggtctggttgtagttctgtgagtgtgatgggaggtctggttgtagttctgtgagtgtgatgggaggtctggttgtagttctgtgagtgtgatgggaggtctggttgtagttctgtgagtgtgatgggaggtctggttgtagttctgtgagtgtgatgggaggtctggttgtagttctgtgagtgtaatggggaggtctggttgtagttctgtgagtgtgatgggaggtctggttgtagttctgtgagtgtgatgggaggtctggttgtagttctgtgagtgtgatgggaggtctggttgtagttctgtgagtgtgatgggaggtctggttgtagttctgtgagtgtgatgggaggtctggttgtagttctgtgagtgtgatgggaggtctggttgtagttctgtgagtgtgatgggaggtctggttgtagttctgtgagtgtgatgggaggtctggttgtagttctgtgagtgtgatgggaggtctggttgtagttctgtgagtgtgatgggaggtctggttgtagttctgtgagtgtgatgggaggtctggttgtagttctgtgagtgtgatgggaggtctggttgtagttctgtgagtgtgatgggaggtctggttgtagttctgtgagtgtgatgggaggtctggttgtagttctgtgagtgtaatggggggtctggttgtagttctgtgagtgtgatgggaggtctggttgtagttctgtgagtgtaatgggaggtctggttgtagttctgtgagtgtgatgggaggtctggttgtagttctgtgagtgtgatgggaggtctggttgtagttctgtgagtgtgatggGAGGTCTGGTTGCTGCTTACACCAAATCCTGATTCTgacatcagcatgacgcaacaggaacccgGGATTCCTTGGACCAGGCGATGTTTTTCAATTCCTCAAACGTCCAGGGTTGGTGATTGCGTACACACAGCCGCTCTTTCTAGCTGAtgggagtggaacccggtgtggtcgtctgctgcaacagCCCATCCAGTGACGAGGACTGATGAGTTGTTatgcattgctgttatgatttcagttgtttttgatgtcctttgttttaaatgtattattattctaTATTGATTTTGCAT from Oncorhynchus masou masou isolate Uvic2021 chromosome 22, UVic_Omas_1.1, whole genome shotgun sequence harbors:
- the LOC135508920 gene encoding LHFPL tetraspan subfamily member 3 protein-like, coding for MIPGSAASMLSSMSSDDIKLYQHNYVRNSRAIGLLWAIFTILFAILNVVIFSQPYWIGDGVDTPQAGYFGLFHFCTGDGIQRELDCTGTFTEFAQIPSTAFKAASFFVGMSMMLVMACIASFTLFFLFSTTTVYKICGWMQGASGVCLVMGCIIYPDGWDSDEVRRMCGEQTDKYSLGACSMRWAYILAIMGVLNALMLSFLAFVLGNRQDGLMTEELLAESKAGNA